DNA sequence from the Betaproteobacteria bacterium genome:
AGCGACGTCGAAGCCGTGCGCCAGGCGATGGACGCGGCGAAGCACCCTGCGCTGCTCTTCGTCGACACCGTGAGTTCGCTCGCCAGCATCGATTTCCGCATGGACGAGTGGCAGGCGGACTGCGTCGTCAGCGGCTCGCAAAAGGGGCTGATGCTGCCCGCCGGGCTCGGCATTCTCGCCGTCAGCCAGAAGGCGCTCGCCGCGCGCAACGATGCGAAGATGAAGCGCTGCTACTTCGATCTCGATGACATGATCAAGAGCAACCCGGCCGGCTATTTCCCGTACACGCCGGCGTTGCCGCTGCTCTACGGCCTGCGCGAGTCCCTCGACATCATCTTCGAGGAAGGGCTCGAAGACATCTTCGCGCGCCACAACCGGCTTGCCCAGGGCGTGCGCGAGGCCGTCTTCAACGGCTGGGGGCTGAGTCTCTGCGCGAAGGAACCGAAGTGGTGGTCCGACACGGTGAGCGCGATCGTCGTTCCCGAAGGCATCAACGGCGCGCACGTGATCGACGTCGCGTTCCGCCGCTACAACCTGGCGCTGGGCGCGGGCCTGTCGAAGGTGGCGGGCAAGGTGTTCCGCATCGGTCACCTGGGGGATCTCAACGAGCTCATGCTGCTCGGCGCGCTCGGCGGCGCGGAGATGGCGATGCGCGATGTCGGCATCGACATCGAGCCGGGCAGCGGGGTGGCCGCCGCACAGGAATACTGGCGCCGCACCGACCCGGTGCCGAAGAAGCGCGTGAGCCGCCAGGAAGTGGTCTACGCTTCGCACTCGGTCGGTTCACTCGAAGGACAATAAGCGAGAGACGACTTGCGCCGCCGGGCAAGCCAGCCCGGCGGCGTCGCTTCGCCCGGAACTCCGGCAGCTTCATTCACGACTGGACGCGCACATGAAGAAACTTCTCCTGCAGCTCGACCCCGATCCGATTCCCGCCACCTTCGACACCGTGGTCGCCTATGACGGCGGCGCGGATCACGTGGTGCCCTACGCCAACATCGACCCCGACAACGTGCACTGGATCACCGACGGCGCGATCTTCACGCGCGCGCCGAAGGAGAAGCGCTTCACCGCGATCTTCGTCGGCGGCAGCAACATGGCGAAAGGCGAAGCATTGTTCAAGGCGGTGAAGAAGAAGTTCTTCGCCGACTTTCGCGTGTCGGTGATGCTCGACTCCAACGGCTCGAATACGACCGCTGCGGCGGGCGTCGCGGTGATGGCGAAGAACCGCAGCCTCGCCGGCAAGAAGGCCGTGGTGCTCGCCGGTACCGGCCCGGTCGGCATGCGCGCTGCCGTGATGCTCGCGCGCGAAGGCGCGACCGTATCGCTCACCTCGCGCAAGATGGAGCGCGCTCAAGCCTCGTGCGACCAGATTCAGCAGCGCTTCGGCGTCGCGGTGACGCCGGTTCAGGCGGTCAGCAACGAAGAGCGTGCAGCGGCTCTGCAGGGCGCACACGTGTGCTTTGCCACCGGGGCGGCGGGCGTGCAACTGCTGGAGAAGGGGCATTGGCAGGAGCACGCAGCGCTGGAACTCATCGCCGATGCGAATGCCACGCCGCCGCTCGGTGTGGACGGCGTCGAAATGTTCGACAAGTCGAAGGAGCGCAGCGGCAAGGTGGTGTGGGGGGCGATCGGTTTCGGCGCGCTGAAACTCGCCGTGCATCGCGCGTGCATCGGCAAGCTGTTCGAAGCCAACGACCGTGTCTTCGACGCGGAAGAGATCTATGCCGTCGCCAAGGAAATGGCGTGAGGTGACACCATGAGCCAGAGTCTGGAATCCTTTCTCGATGCACTCGCGAGCAACGCTCCTGCGCCGGGTGGCGGCGCGGCAGCGGCGTTGATGGGCGCCACCGGCGCCGCGCTGGTCTCGATGGTGTGCAACCTGACCCTCGGCAAGCCGAAGTACGCTGCGGTGGAAACCGACATGAGCGCACTGCGCGAGCAATCCGAAGCACTGCGCGCGCGCCTGACCGCGATGATGGAAGACGATCAGGCGGTGTTTCGGACGCTCATGTCCGCGTACGGTCTGCCGAAGCAGACCGACGAGGAGAAGGCCGCGCGAAAGCAGGCGATTCAGGATGCGCTCAAGCGCGCGACCGAAGTCCCGCTCGCCTGCGCTCGCGCCTGCGTCGAAGCCATCGCGCTCTCACGCGAAGCCGCGGAGAAGGGAAATCTGCAGGTGGTAAGCGATGCCGGAGTCGCCGTCGCCGCGGCCGAGGCGGGTTTGAAGAGCGCCGCGCTCAACGTCTGGATCAACGTGCCGAGCATCGAGGACAAGGCCTTCGCCGACGGTGCAAGCAGGGCGATCGCTGCGCTGATCGACGCCGGCGGCGAGGACAGCGCCGCCGTCTATGCGCTCGTCAAGTCGAAGCTGTAGGTCTCTGCTGGCGGTCGCCCGCGAACCGTGACCGACTGACACGCCGCCAGCCCGAAACTGGTCTATCAGCCGCTGCAACGGCTTTGCGCAGGCGAGCTGGAATTACGTCGCAGGACAGGATGGGGCAGGATGGTCGGCGACCGATACATCCGGTACGCTGTGCAGATGGATGCCGCGCACATTTACGGCCGCCTTCGCGAGTATTTCGAGGCTCACTCTCGTGGCGTGATCTGCGTCTACCTGTTCGGCAGCGTCGCTCGCGGGACGGCGCGCCCCAGCAGCGACGTGGATGTCGGCGTCCTGCTGGAGTGCGATCCGCCGCCGACCCTCGCCGGCTCGGCGGTGGCACTGGCCGGCGAGCTGGAAGGAGTCCTCGGGCGCCGGGTCGACGTGGTATTCCTGAATTGTGCACCGGTCGATCTGGTGCACCGCGTGTTGCGGGACGGCGTGTTGATATTCGACCCGCGGCCAAGCGAGCGCATCCGGTTCGAGGTCCGCGCCCGCAACACCTATTTCGATCTCAAGCCCATCCTCGACCGCTATCGCAGGGCGGCGCAAGCGCATGGTTGACCGCGACGTCGTCCTGAAGCGGATCGCCTTCATCGAGACGTGTGTCCGCGAGCTACGGACGCTTGCGCGGCTCGACCTCCTGAGGCGTGACGTGCGCGAGGAGCGGTTCATCGTGCACACCCTGCAGCTCGCCGTGCAGGCAGCGCTCGATGCGGCCTCCCATATCGTTTCGGATGACCGGCTGGGCGAGCCGGAAACGAATCGTCAGCTCTTCGATCTTCTGCACAAGGCAGGGTGGATTCCTGCGTCGCTCACCGCGGCGCTGCGCGACATGGCCGGTTTCCGCAATGTGGTGGTGCACGGTTACGAAACGGTGGATCTGCGAATTGTCGAGGACATCGTGACGAACCGTCTCGACGATCTGCTCGCGTTCGTGGCGGCGGTCAGAGCGAGACTGGGCTCGTAGACGTGGCGCCGTCCGCGTACATCCAGCCAGAACGTGAGGTTGCCCAAAGGCTGCTTCACTGCCCACTGCCCTCACACGTCGCTCCCGCAGCGCCGCCGTTCAAATCCCCAGCAATCAACCGAAACTGTTCCAAGGCCGCCTCCAGATCCTCGACGATCTCTTGGGCGATCACCTCCGGCGGCGGCAGGTTGTCGCTGTCGGCCAAGCTCTCGTCCTTGAGCCAGAAGATGTCGAGACTCGCCTTGTCGCGCGCCACCAGCTCGTCGTATTCGTACACGCGCCAGCGGCCCTGGGGTGTCGTTCCGGCCTCCGAGCCGGAATCCAGATCAGGACACCACGTCGCCTTGCGCTGGTGTCGGTTGGCCGGGTTGTAGAGCGCCACAAACTCGTCCAGGTCTGAGCGCTTGAGCGGGTTGGTCTTCAGCGTGAAGTGCTTGTTGGTGCGCAGGTCGTAGATCCAGAGCGGGGTGGTCGACGCAGAGGCGTCATGCGGAGACGTGCGCCCGTGCTGTCGCATACAGGAA
Encoded proteins:
- a CDS encoding nucleotidyltransferase domain-containing protein, with product MDAAHIYGRLREYFEAHSRGVICVYLFGSVARGTARPSSDVDVGVLLECDPPPTLAGSAVALAGELEGVLGRRVDVVFLNCAPVDLVHRVLRDGVLIFDPRPSERIRFEVRARNTYFDLKPILDRYRRAAQAHG
- a CDS encoding methylenetetrahydrofolate dehydrogenase; the encoded protein is MKKLLLQLDPDPIPATFDTVVAYDGGADHVVPYANIDPDNVHWITDGAIFTRAPKEKRFTAIFVGGSNMAKGEALFKAVKKKFFADFRVSVMLDSNGSNTTAAAGVAVMAKNRSLAGKKAVVLAGTGPVGMRAAVMLAREGATVSLTSRKMERAQASCDQIQQRFGVAVTPVQAVSNEERAAALQGAHVCFATGAAGVQLLEKGHWQEHAALELIADANATPPLGVDGVEMFDKSKERSGKVVWGAIGFGALKLAVHRACIGKLFEANDRVFDAEEIYAVAKEMA
- a CDS encoding DUF86 domain-containing protein, encoding MVDRDVVLKRIAFIETCVRELRTLARLDLLRRDVREERFIVHTLQLAVQAALDAASHIVSDDRLGEPETNRQLFDLLHKAGWIPASLTAALRDMAGFRNVVVHGYETVDLRIVEDIVTNRLDDLLAFVAAVRARLGS
- a CDS encoding aminotransferase class V-fold PLP-dependent enzyme, with protein sequence MNRIPGRNFLFVPGPTNIPDRVQRAMMVAMEDHRSSRFPDLTKSLFEDLKKVFKTETGQVFIFPSSGTGAWEAAITNTLSPGDKVLTFRFGQFSHLWADMMERLGLEPDIVDVEWGEGVPPEVVESKLRADKENKIKAVIVCHNETATGVTSDVEAVRQAMDAAKHPALLFVDTVSSLASIDFRMDEWQADCVVSGSQKGLMLPAGLGILAVSQKALAARNDAKMKRCYFDLDDMIKSNPAGYFPYTPALPLLYGLRESLDIIFEEGLEDIFARHNRLAQGVREAVFNGWGLSLCAKEPKWWSDTVSAIVVPEGINGAHVIDVAFRRYNLALGAGLSKVAGKVFRIGHLGDLNELMLLGALGGAEMAMRDVGIDIEPGSGVAAAQEYWRRTDPVPKKRVSRQEVVYASHSVGSLEGQ
- a CDS encoding cyclodeaminase/cyclohydrolase family protein: MSQSLESFLDALASNAPAPGGGAAAALMGATGAALVSMVCNLTLGKPKYAAVETDMSALREQSEALRARLTAMMEDDQAVFRTLMSAYGLPKQTDEEKAARKQAIQDALKRATEVPLACARACVEAIALSREAAEKGNLQVVSDAGVAVAAAEAGLKSAALNVWINVPSIEDKAFADGASRAIAALIDAGGEDSAAVYALVKSKL